One Coprobacter fastidiosus genomic window, TTTGAATGAAATTGAATAATGTTCGTTTTTAATTATTGAGACAAGAAAGATATGAAAAAAAAAATTGAGTTTGAAAACATTGTGGCGGAGACTCTTCTTATACCACTTTACATGAGGGCTAAAGAGGGTAGGAGAAAGGATGCTGTTCTGAAAGATGAGTTGGCTGAACGATTGATGGAGAGTATAGAATATGATTATTCAAGGTTTGATGGTGCAAAGTTGAGTGAAATCGGTTGTGTCGTAAGAGGCAGGTATTTTGATGATGCCGTACGACGTTTTATTTTCGATAAAATAAAACCGGTTGTTGTGAATGTGGGATGCGGATTGGATACTCGGTATCAACGACTGAAAGAGTATGGTGGTGTCATGTTTTATGAATTGGATTTGCCGGAAGTGATCGATTTGCGTAGAAAGTTGATACCGGAATCGGATTTCGATAAGTATATCGCAGCTTCGTTATTAGAAACGAAATGGATGGACGATTTGAAAGAGAAACACCCTGAAAGTTCTTTTATTTTTATAATAGAAGGGGTACTGATGTTTTTTTATGAAGATCAGGTGCGTTCGGTGCTGCATAATTTAGCAGAACGTTTTTCAGGGGGAGAAATCTGGTTTGATGTATGTGGAAGTATGATGCATAGGTTTCACGTGAAACCGGATTCTCTTAGAGGGCATAAGGTACATATCCGTTCTGGTATTAGCGATGGACATCTCGTAGAGCAATGGGAATCTCGTTTGCAGCTTATTGATCAAGGAGTATACCAAAGACATTTCCCGCATCGCTGGGGTATGGGAATGGTATTGGGATTGTTTCCTCGTTTTAGTTGTAAGTTCAGTTCTATGTTAGGATACTGTATCGAGAATAAATAAACTATAAATATTAATGCAGCCGATTTGAATTTTATAGAAGTATTTTTTTTGATTTTTTGATCGTAATAAGAGATTCTTATTTCGGATAAAATTTAAACAGGCTCTAAAACTTAAAAGTAAAATGAAAAAAATCGTATTGTTACGACATGGAGAGAGTCTTTGGAATAAGGAGAACCGTTTTACCGGATGGACGGATGTGGACTTAAGCGATAAAGGAGTTGAGGAGGGTTATGAAGCCGGAAATCTTTTGAAAGAAGCCGGTATTTCTTTTCAAATGGCCTATGCCTCTTATTTGAAGAGAGCTGTAAAAACTTTGAATTGTGTCCTTGACAG contains:
- a CDS encoding class I SAM-dependent methyltransferase, giving the protein MKKKIEFENIVAETLLIPLYMRAKEGRRKDAVLKDELAERLMESIEYDYSRFDGAKLSEIGCVVRGRYFDDAVRRFIFDKIKPVVVNVGCGLDTRYQRLKEYGGVMFYELDLPEVIDLRRKLIPESDFDKYIAASLLETKWMDDLKEKHPESSFIFIIEGVLMFFYEDQVRSVLHNLAERFSGGEIWFDVCGSMMHRFHVKPDSLRGHKVHIRSGISDGHLVEQWESRLQLIDQGVYQRHFPHRWGMGMVLGLFPRFSCKFSSMLGYCIENK